The following coding sequences are from one Fibrobacter sp. window:
- the vat gene encoding Vat family streptogramin A O-acetyltransferase: MIGPKPTEKHPMKGFDQVCYLKNVIKNPDIIVGDYTYYDDPVDSEGFERNVLYHYPFMGDKLIIGKFCAIARDVKFIMNGANHKIDAFSTYPFSIFGNGWERVTPKMEELPYKGDTVIGNDVWVGYDSLIMPGVKVGNGAIIAARSVVVKDVAPYSVVGGNPAKEIRKRFDENLINLLQLAEWWNWPAEKISRHLEILTSNNEAELRKIIENNM; this comes from the coding sequence TATCTGAAAAACGTGATAAAGAATCCTGACATCATCGTTGGCGACTACACCTACTACGATGACCCGGTTGATTCTGAAGGGTTTGAAAGAAATGTTCTTTACCACTACCCTTTTATGGGTGATAAGCTGATCATCGGGAAATTCTGTGCTATTGCACGTGATGTCAAATTTATCATGAATGGCGCGAATCATAAAATTGATGCATTCTCAACCTATCCTTTTTCAATTTTTGGGAATGGATGGGAAAGGGTGACACCGAAAATGGAGGAGTTGCCATACAAGGGAGATACTGTAATTGGAAATGATGTCTGGGTCGGATATGACTCTTTGATAATGCCGGGCGTTAAAGTTGGAAATGGAGCAATAATAGCGGCAAGGTCAGTGGTTGTGAAAGACGTTGCCCCATATTCAGTTGTCGGTGGAAATCCGGCAAAGGAGATCCGGAAACGATTTGATGAAAATCTGATAAACCTCCTTCAACTGGCAGAATGGTGGAATTGGCCTGCCGAAAAAATATCCAGACATCTGGAAATTCTCACTTCGAACAATGAGGCAGAACTGAGAAAGATAATCGAGAATAATATGTAA
- a CDS encoding collagen-like protein, with product MILLTHDIESAASRWHSSPGVPNESLGKDGDYHLNTTTGDVSVKSSGVWTVAMNVVGDMGPEGPAGPIGPAGPQGVPGEAGHSPATTSTTNLAVGNSGSISLILANNRNAFGFGQRIRIASIASPVNWM from the coding sequence ATGATTTTGCTGACACATGATATCGAGAGCGCGGCATCCAGATGGCATAGCAGCCCGGGTGTACCAAACGAGAGTTTGGGCAAGGATGGAGACTACCACCTGAACACCACCACCGGAGATGTATCGGTAAAGAGCAGCGGTGTATGGACAGTAGCGATGAACGTGGTGGGTGATATGGGTCCTGAGGGCCCGGCCGGACCCATTGGTCCAGCGGGTCCTCAAGGAGTACCGGGTGAAGCCGGTCACAGCCCTGCCACAACATCCACAACAAATCTGGCTGTTGGTAACAGCGGCAGCATATCTCTCATTCTTGCCAACAACCGGAATGCCTTTGGTTTTGGCCAGCGAATCCGTATAGCCAGCATTGCATCACCGGTAAACTGGATGTAA